One Streptomyces sp. NBC_00554 DNA segment encodes these proteins:
- a CDS encoding MarR family winged helix-turn-helix transcriptional regulator: MSRAHQDLLSRSALGVFRLNGQFLSVAEELARPSGLTAAWWQVLGAVLPEPLPVSGIARAMGITRQSVQRIADLLVEKGLAEYLPNPAHRRAKLLTPTQDGRAAIARIDPGHADLADRLAQSLGADEFAETVRVLERLSTALDAIMTESAEGVTESAHPVTEP; encoded by the coding sequence GTGAGCCGAGCACATCAGGACCTGCTGAGCCGCAGCGCCCTCGGCGTCTTCCGGCTCAACGGCCAGTTCCTGTCCGTGGCCGAGGAGTTGGCCCGCCCCTCCGGACTCACCGCGGCCTGGTGGCAGGTGCTCGGCGCGGTGCTTCCCGAGCCGCTGCCCGTCTCCGGGATCGCCCGCGCGATGGGCATCACACGCCAGAGCGTGCAGCGCATCGCCGACCTGCTGGTGGAGAAGGGGCTGGCCGAGTACCTCCCCAACCCCGCCCACCGCCGGGCCAAACTCCTCACCCCGACCCAGGACGGCCGCGCCGCCATCGCCAGGATCGACCCCGGCCACGCGGATCTGGCGGACCGGCTGGCGCAGTCCCTCGGGGCGGACGAATTCGCCGAGACCGTACGGGTGTTGGAACGCCTGTCGACAGCGCTCGACGCGATCATGACAGAGAGTGCGGAGG
- a CDS encoding type 1 glutamine amidotransferase family protein gives MNHSTPEPKPVHLAVYDTFADWETGHTTAYLARAGREIRTVGPTREPVKTVGGVRIQPDLALDELRPEDSSLLILTGADLWDTGDDLAPFARKARAFLDAGVPVAAICGGTAGLAREGLLDDRAHTSAVSFYLAATGYKGGERYVDADAVTDGNLVTAGPTEPVAFAREVFGLLGVYEGEVLDAWYRLFHDSDPEAYAVLEKAGQ, from the coding sequence ATGAACCACAGCACGCCCGAGCCCAAGCCCGTACACCTCGCCGTCTACGACACCTTCGCCGACTGGGAGACGGGTCACACCACCGCCTACCTCGCCCGCGCAGGCCGCGAGATCCGTACCGTCGGCCCCACCCGGGAGCCGGTGAAAACAGTCGGCGGCGTCCGCATCCAGCCCGACCTAGCCCTCGACGAGCTCCGCCCCGAGGACAGCTCGCTGCTGATCCTCACCGGCGCGGACCTGTGGGACACCGGCGACGACCTGGCCCCCTTCGCCCGCAAGGCCCGCGCGTTCCTCGACGCGGGCGTCCCCGTCGCGGCGATCTGCGGAGGCACCGCGGGGCTCGCCCGCGAAGGCCTGCTCGACGACCGCGCGCACACCAGCGCCGTGTCCTTCTATCTCGCCGCCACCGGCTACAAGGGCGGCGAACGGTACGTCGATGCGGACGCCGTCACCGACGGCAACCTGGTCACCGCGGGCCCCACCGAACCCGTCGCCTTCGCCCGCGAGGTCTTCGGGCTCCTCGGTGTGTACGAGGGTGAGGTCCTGGACGCCTGGTACCGGCTGTTCCACGACTCCGACCCCGAGGCCTACGCCGTACTGGAAAAGGCCGGACAGTGA
- a CDS encoding aspartate aminotransferase family protein, giving the protein MTPQPNPQVGAAVKAADRAHVFHSWSAQELIDPLAVAGAEGSYFWDYEGKRYLDFTSGLVFTNIGYQHPKVVAAIQEQAATLSTFAPAFAVEARSEAARLIAERTPGDLDKIFFTNGGAEAVENATRMAKLHTGRPKVLSAYRSYHGATSAAINLTGDPRRWPNDSGAAGVVHFWAPFLYRSPFHSESEQQESERALQHLEDTIVFEGPGTIAALILETIPGTAGIMTPPPGYLAGVRALCDRYEIIFILDEVMAGFGRTGKWFAADHYDVTPDLMTFAKGVNSGYVPLGGVAISGAIAETFARRPYPGGLTYSGHPLACAAAVATINVMEEEGIVDQAALIGSTVIGPGLHELASRHPSIGEVRGTGVFWALELVKNRETREPLVPYNAAGADNAAMAAFGAAAKAGGLWPFINMNRTHVVPPCNVTEGEAKEGLAVLDEALGVADEYVV; this is encoded by the coding sequence ATGACCCCTCAGCCCAATCCCCAGGTCGGCGCCGCCGTGAAGGCAGCGGACCGTGCGCACGTGTTCCACTCCTGGTCCGCGCAGGAGCTCATCGACCCGCTCGCCGTCGCCGGCGCGGAGGGGTCGTACTTCTGGGACTACGAAGGCAAGCGGTATCTGGACTTCACCAGTGGGCTCGTCTTCACCAACATCGGGTACCAGCACCCGAAGGTCGTCGCCGCGATCCAGGAGCAGGCCGCAACCCTGTCCACGTTCGCGCCCGCCTTCGCCGTCGAGGCGCGTTCGGAGGCCGCGCGGCTGATCGCCGAGCGGACGCCGGGCGACCTGGACAAGATCTTCTTCACCAACGGTGGCGCGGAGGCCGTCGAGAACGCGACCCGGATGGCCAAGCTGCACACCGGCCGCCCGAAGGTCCTCTCCGCGTACCGCTCGTACCACGGGGCCACCTCCGCCGCGATCAACCTGACCGGTGACCCGCGGCGCTGGCCGAACGACAGCGGTGCGGCGGGTGTCGTCCACTTCTGGGCGCCCTTCCTCTACCGCTCGCCCTTCCACTCGGAGAGCGAGCAGCAGGAGTCGGAGCGGGCGCTCCAGCACCTCGAGGACACGATCGTCTTCGAAGGTCCCGGCACGATCGCGGCCCTGATCCTGGAGACGATTCCGGGTACGGCGGGGATCATGACGCCGCCGCCCGGCTACCTCGCCGGGGTGCGTGCGCTCTGCGACCGGTACGAGATCATCTTCATCCTGGATGAGGTCATGGCCGGGTTCGGGCGTACGGGGAAGTGGTTCGCCGCCGATCACTACGACGTGACTCCGGACCTGATGACCTTCGCGAAGGGGGTGAACTCCGGATATGTGCCGCTGGGCGGTGTCGCGATCTCCGGGGCCATCGCGGAGACCTTCGCCCGGCGGCCGTATCCCGGGGGGCTGACGTACTCCGGGCATCCGCTGGCCTGCGCCGCCGCCGTCGCCACGATCAACGTGATGGAGGAGGAGGGGATCGTCGACCAGGCCGCGCTGATCGGGTCGACCGTCATCGGGCCCGGGCTGCACGAGCTTGCCTCGCGGCATCCGAGTATCGGTGAGGTGCGGGGTACGGGGGTGTTCTGGGCCCTTGAGCTGGTGAAGAACCGGGAGACCCGGGAGCCGCTGGTGCCGTACAACGCCGCCGGGGCGGACAACGCCGCCATGGCCGCGTTCGGTGCCGCCGCCAAGGCGGGTGGGCTGTGGCCCTTCATCAACATGAACCGCACGCACGTCGTGCCACCGTGCAACGTCACCGAGGGTGAGGCCAAGGAGGGGCTCGCGGTACTGGACGAGGCGCTGGGTGTGGCGGACGAGTACGTGGTCTGA
- a CDS encoding GntR family transcriptional regulator — protein sequence MPGTGGTGAVTRSTLRQQIADALRDEVLAGRLQPGQEFTVKEIAEQYGVSATPVREALVDLSAQGLLEADQHRGFRVREYSAADYRGMIEARSLVTDGIFRSITEDVLKKPQDPRTTAALAGVRRRGEEAQRAAAAGELNILIGYDLRFWRELSGLFGNPYLADFLHRLRIQSWACAVQHLRQVADLKGDLWSAHTELVDALARRDAVEAHAIVTAYNAHSLALIERLASGSGSPGV from the coding sequence ATGCCCGGCACCGGCGGCACTGGCGCCGTAACCCGCAGCACCCTGCGCCAGCAGATCGCGGACGCGCTCCGCGACGAGGTGCTGGCCGGCCGCCTCCAGCCGGGCCAGGAGTTCACGGTGAAGGAGATCGCCGAGCAGTACGGCGTCTCCGCGACCCCGGTCCGAGAGGCCCTGGTCGACCTCTCGGCGCAGGGCCTCCTGGAGGCGGACCAGCACCGCGGCTTCCGCGTACGGGAGTACTCCGCCGCCGACTACCGAGGCATGATCGAGGCGCGGAGCCTCGTCACCGACGGCATCTTCCGCTCGATCACCGAAGACGTCCTGAAGAAGCCCCAGGACCCCCGCACCACCGCCGCCCTCGCAGGCGTACGCCGCCGCGGCGAGGAGGCCCAGCGCGCCGCCGCCGCCGGCGAGCTGAACATCCTCATCGGCTACGACCTCCGCTTCTGGCGCGAGCTGAGCGGCCTCTTCGGCAACCCCTACCTCGCCGACTTCCTGCACCGCCTGCGCATCCAGTCCTGGGCCTGCGCGGTCCAGCACCTGCGCCAGGTCGCCGACCTCAAGGGCGACCTGTGGTCGGCCCACACGGAACTGGTGGACGCCCTCGCCCGCCGCGACGCGGTCGAGGCCCACGCGATCGTGACGGCGTACAACGCGCACTCGCTCGCGCTGATCGAGCGCCTGGCCTCGGGTTCGGGCTCGCCCGGGGTTTGA
- a CDS encoding acyltransferase family protein codes for MSKPPLPRPATDAAGAGAERTARGRDPWWDNARFTSAALIVILHSVGSIMSRVEVLHAFNIASWAFRVPAFVMLAGVFSSAGPLGSRNLRSLMQSIVVPALVCSLLFSLENYWLGAKFVLHITQLPWTLWFLMSLFFWRLLLPLVVQLRHPLLITTGIALAVGYIDEFGLPFSASRTLVYMPLFYLGWRIGQGHLNTWFTSRWSAPVAVAGILASFVAAWLWHGDIKGNWLSMRHHYTAADPLSLEWAWVIRLVVLATAAALVLCLLRLMPRRRLPLISTLGAGGFTIYLLHPLIILPVREQDWISRVNTRVEIVGLVLCAILLAMVLGSPPVRRLVQPLTRPPIGWLFAPEPPRQRSPHSETSAALTAVPAQRVAAEQQVTRT; via the coding sequence ATGTCCAAGCCACCACTCCCAAGACCCGCCACCGACGCCGCTGGGGCCGGCGCAGAGCGGACCGCACGCGGCCGGGATCCGTGGTGGGACAACGCCCGGTTCACCTCCGCCGCGCTGATCGTGATCCTGCACTCCGTGGGCAGCATCATGAGCCGGGTGGAGGTGCTGCACGCCTTCAACATCGCCAGTTGGGCATTCCGGGTGCCGGCCTTCGTCATGCTGGCCGGCGTGTTCAGCAGCGCGGGTCCACTCGGATCCCGCAATCTGCGCTCCCTCATGCAGAGCATCGTGGTACCCGCGCTGGTGTGCAGTCTGCTGTTCTCGCTGGAGAACTACTGGCTGGGGGCCAAGTTCGTTCTGCACATCACCCAACTGCCGTGGACCCTCTGGTTCCTGATGTCCCTCTTCTTCTGGCGGCTGCTGCTGCCGCTGGTGGTTCAGCTGCGTCACCCGCTGCTCATCACCACGGGCATCGCCCTGGCCGTGGGGTACATCGACGAGTTCGGGCTGCCCTTCTCCGCGAGCCGGACCCTCGTCTACATGCCGCTGTTCTACCTCGGCTGGCGAATCGGCCAGGGCCATCTGAACACCTGGTTCACCAGCCGCTGGAGCGCGCCCGTAGCGGTCGCCGGAATCCTTGCCTCCTTTGTCGCGGCGTGGCTGTGGCACGGGGACATCAAGGGCAACTGGCTGTCGATGCGCCACCATTACACCGCCGCCGATCCGCTGAGCCTGGAATGGGCCTGGGTCATCCGGCTGGTGGTGCTGGCCACGGCCGCGGCCCTCGTCCTCTGCCTGCTGCGGCTGATGCCCCGACGGCGACTGCCGCTGATATCCACGCTGGGCGCCGGCGGCTTCACCATCTATCTGCTGCATCCGCTGATCATTCTGCCGGTCCGGGAGCAGGACTGGATCTCGCGGGTGAACACCCGGGTCGAGATCGTCGGCCTGGTGCTGTGCGCGATCCTCCTGGCGATGGTGCTCGGCTCTCCCCCGGTCCGCCGACTGGTCCAGCCACTGACCCGGCCGCCCATCGGCTGGCTGTTCGCTCCCGAACCGCCCCGTCAGCGGTCACCGCACTCGGAGACGTCCGCGGCGCTGACAGCCGTTCCGGCTCAACGCGTTGCCGCCGAGCAGCAGGTCACGAGGACGTAG
- a CDS encoding salicylate synthase, which yields MSRLRYREARLPLDENPLSLMARLVRSGLFDQYVVYENGSSWSFAGGALASVRLGREAKDLRDMGDLQDLRGVEDRLAAVPVKDWRAYGWATFELATALAGAAVDAGGDLLHLVIPAGEVRAEGDTVLVRAVDVEQYDRLVALVGASVPADGDTGGAAGGDERISLALDDHGNYRAAVAAALVELRAGGPLEKVILSRQVPVLVPVDLTATYVAGRRGNTPARSFLLDLGGIRAAGFSPETVVEVSGGRRVTTRPLAGTRARTGSSAQIARLRAELLSDPKEIYEHAISVKLACEELAAVCEDTQVTEYMIVQDRGTVQHLASAVTGLLREGQSPWQAFAALFPAVTATGIPKAPAYPVIRALEGRPRGLYAGAVLTCDATGTLDAALVLRSIFQQDERCWLQAGAGIVQQSQPEREHEETCEKLRSIADHLVPTVPRQVPPTSS from the coding sequence ATGAGCCGCCTGCGGTACCGGGAGGCACGACTCCCCCTGGACGAGAACCCCTTGTCCCTGATGGCACGGCTGGTCCGCAGCGGGCTGTTCGACCAGTACGTGGTCTACGAGAACGGTTCCTCGTGGTCCTTCGCCGGCGGCGCCCTCGCGTCCGTCCGGCTCGGCCGCGAGGCCAAGGACCTGCGAGACATGGGAGATCTTCAAGACCTGCGAGGCGTCGAGGACCGGCTCGCCGCCGTGCCGGTGAAGGACTGGCGGGCCTATGGCTGGGCCACCTTCGAACTGGCCACCGCGCTGGCGGGCGCCGCCGTGGACGCCGGGGGCGATCTGCTGCACCTGGTGATTCCCGCGGGTGAGGTGCGTGCCGAGGGCGACACCGTGCTGGTGCGGGCCGTGGACGTCGAGCAGTACGACCGCTTGGTCGCCCTCGTCGGCGCGAGCGTTCCCGCCGACGGCGACACGGGCGGCGCCGCCGGTGGCGACGAGCGGATCAGCCTCGCCCTGGACGACCACGGCAACTACCGGGCCGCCGTCGCCGCGGCCCTGGTGGAACTCCGCGCGGGCGGGCCACTGGAGAAAGTGATCCTCTCCCGGCAGGTGCCCGTCCTGGTGCCGGTGGATCTGACGGCCACGTACGTCGCCGGGCGGCGCGGCAACACCCCCGCACGGTCCTTCCTCCTGGACCTCGGCGGGATCCGGGCGGCCGGCTTCAGCCCGGAGACCGTGGTCGAGGTCTCCGGCGGCCGCCGGGTGACCACCCGCCCGCTGGCCGGCACCCGGGCCCGTACGGGATCGTCCGCCCAGATCGCCCGTCTGCGCGCCGAACTGCTCAGCGACCCGAAGGAGATCTACGAACACGCCATCTCGGTCAAGCTGGCCTGCGAGGAGCTGGCCGCCGTCTGCGAGGACACGCAGGTCACCGAGTACATGATCGTCCAGGACCGCGGCACCGTCCAGCACCTCGCCTCCGCGGTCACCGGTCTCCTCCGGGAGGGGCAGTCCCCCTGGCAGGCCTTCGCCGCCCTCTTCCCCGCCGTCACCGCCACCGGCATCCCCAAGGCCCCCGCCTACCCCGTCATCCGCGCCCTCGAAGGCCGGCCACGGGGCCTGTACGCCGGTGCCGTACTCACCTGCGATGCCACCGGCACCCTCGACGCCGCGCTCGTCCTGCGCAGCATCTTCCAGCAGGACGAGCGCTGTTGGCTCCAGGCCGGGGCGGGGATCGTCCAGCAGTCCCAGCCCGAACGCGAGCACGAGGAAACCTGCGAGAAGCTGCGCAGCATCGCCGACCATCTGGTGCCGACGGTTCCGCGTCAGGTTCCGCCTACGTCCTCGTGA
- a CDS encoding trans-aconitate 2-methyltransferase yields the protein MSYLFDNAADQTPDRFSVLEARYDSFSKEQLNLTGLDPGWRCLEVGGGGGSLGNWLGERVAPGGEVTVTDIEPRWAKTRPRPANVRLVRHDITRDPAPGDGYDLVHARLVLLHLPERLRVLDRLVRMLRPGGWLVLEEFDCGWTPVLAAPDEGATALFERVHAALMGLLEQAGAEPLWGRRVLGTMMRAGLHDVTAATYAEAWQGGGEGIGLHRANVVQVAARLRESGFGEHDLKRFSALLDDPAFVVNSYPMISERGRRPRQEAGR from the coding sequence ATGTCCTATCTGTTCGACAACGCCGCAGATCAGACGCCGGATCGTTTCTCGGTGCTGGAGGCGCGCTACGACTCCTTCTCCAAGGAGCAGCTGAACCTGACCGGCCTGGACCCCGGCTGGAGATGTCTGGAGGTCGGCGGTGGTGGCGGATCCCTGGGCAACTGGCTGGGGGAGCGCGTCGCGCCGGGCGGGGAGGTCACGGTCACCGACATCGAGCCGCGGTGGGCGAAGACGCGCCCGCGGCCGGCGAACGTACGGCTGGTGCGGCACGACATCACCCGGGATCCGGCACCCGGCGACGGCTACGACCTCGTGCACGCCCGGCTGGTCCTGCTGCATCTGCCCGAACGGCTGCGCGTGCTGGACCGGTTGGTGCGGATGCTGCGGCCGGGCGGCTGGCTGGTCCTCGAGGAGTTCGACTGCGGGTGGACGCCTGTTCTCGCCGCGCCCGACGAGGGGGCGACCGCCCTGTTCGAGCGGGTGCACGCCGCCCTCATGGGCCTGCTGGAGCAGGCGGGCGCGGAGCCGCTGTGGGGCCGCCGGGTGCTGGGGACCATGATGCGCGCGGGGCTCCACGACGTGACGGCGGCGACGTACGCCGAGGCGTGGCAGGGCGGCGGCGAGGGGATCGGTCTGCACCGCGCCAATGTCGTCCAAGTGGCCGCGCGCCTGCGGGAGTCCGGGTTCGGGGAACACGACCTGAAGCGGTTCTCGGCCCTGCTCGACGACCCCGCGTTCGTCGTCAACTCGTACCCGATGATCAGCGAGCGGGGCCGCCGTCCCCGGCAGGAGGCCGGGCGATGA
- a CDS encoding bifunctional UDP-sugar hydrolase/5'-nucleotidase: MPVNPLNRREFMQKSAVTGAAVAVAGSVAAAPAQAADRHPGKKPRTWSFSILGTTDLHSHVFDWDYYTDAAYKDSKGNSVGVARVATLVKQQRAAKGEDHVLLVDAGDIIQGTSLAYYYARVDPITGPDAPKHPMAIAMNAMRYDAAALGNHEFNYGIDVLRKFEKQCRFPLLGANALDAKTLRPAFAPYTVKHIRVPGAADIKVGILGLTNPGIALWDKDNVSGKMEFTGLVEQAKKYVPRLRALGCDVVFLTDHSGLDGSSSYGSELPYVENASNLVAEQVPGIDAILVGHTHTEVSSYTVTNTETGKDVILSEPYCYGMRLTVFDFELELAHGQWKVTSTKAQTLNSNTVEEDEEITELLKADHDLVVKYVNTPVGTCTEDLSAAEACWKDVPVMDFIHEVQMAAVATGLSTADAALPLISVAAPFSRTADIPKGDVTIRDVAGLYIYDNTLYGKKLTGAQLKDYLEYAAKYYAKVPSGTTVDTSTLTNANSFWDYMYDTAAGVSYDIDIAQAEGSRIKNLTYKGTSVTDDQVFVVAVNNYRANGGSGYPHIAAADIAYSSTNEIRQLMIDYVTSKGSLDPADFAATNWKLTQDGTAVF; this comes from the coding sequence ATGCCCGTCAACCCCCTGAACCGCCGGGAGTTCATGCAGAAGTCGGCCGTCACCGGAGCGGCCGTGGCCGTCGCGGGGTCGGTCGCCGCGGCCCCCGCGCAGGCCGCGGACCGGCATCCGGGGAAGAAGCCGCGCACCTGGTCGTTCTCCATCCTCGGCACCACCGACCTGCACAGCCACGTCTTCGACTGGGACTACTACACGGACGCGGCGTACAAGGACAGCAAGGGCAACTCCGTGGGTGTCGCCCGGGTGGCCACGCTCGTCAAGCAGCAGCGCGCCGCGAAGGGCGAGGACCACGTGCTGCTCGTCGACGCGGGCGACATCATCCAGGGCACCTCGCTGGCGTACTACTACGCGCGCGTGGACCCCATCACGGGTCCGGACGCCCCGAAGCACCCGATGGCGATCGCCATGAACGCCATGCGCTACGACGCCGCCGCCCTCGGCAACCACGAGTTCAACTACGGCATAGACGTCCTGCGCAAGTTCGAGAAGCAGTGCCGTTTCCCGCTGCTCGGCGCCAACGCGCTGGACGCGAAGACCCTCCGGCCGGCCTTCGCCCCGTACACGGTGAAGCACATCCGGGTGCCGGGCGCCGCCGACATCAAGGTGGGCATCCTCGGCCTCACCAACCCCGGAATCGCCCTGTGGGACAAGGACAACGTCTCCGGGAAGATGGAGTTCACGGGCCTGGTCGAGCAGGCGAAGAAGTACGTGCCCCGGCTCCGTGCGCTCGGCTGCGACGTCGTCTTCCTCACCGACCACTCGGGCCTGGACGGCAGTTCGTCGTACGGCAGTGAACTCCCGTACGTCGAGAACGCGTCGAACCTCGTCGCCGAGCAGGTCCCCGGCATCGACGCGATCCTCGTCGGCCACACCCACACCGAGGTCTCGTCCTACACGGTCACCAACACCGAGACCGGCAAGGACGTGATCCTCTCCGAGCCGTACTGCTACGGAATGCGCCTGACCGTCTTCGACTTCGAGCTCGAACTCGCCCACGGCCAGTGGAAGGTCACCAGCACCAAGGCGCAGACGCTCAACAGCAACACGGTCGAGGAGGACGAGGAGATCACCGAACTCCTCAAGGCGGACCACGACTTGGTCGTGAAGTACGTCAACACCCCGGTGGGCACGTGTACCGAGGACCTCTCCGCCGCCGAGGCCTGCTGGAAGGACGTCCCCGTCATGGACTTCATCCACGAGGTCCAGATGGCGGCCGTCGCGACCGGCCTCTCCACCGCCGACGCGGCCCTCCCGCTCATCTCCGTCGCCGCCCCCTTCAGCCGCACCGCCGACATCCCGAAGGGCGACGTCACCATCCGCGACGTCGCCGGGCTCTACATCTACGACAACACCCTCTACGGCAAGAAGCTCACGGGCGCCCAGCTCAAGGACTACCTGGAGTACGCGGCGAAGTACTACGCAAAGGTGCCGTCCGGCACGACGGTGGACACCTCCACCCTCACCAACGCCAACAGCTTCTGGGACTACATGTACGACACGGCGGCGGGCGTCTCGTACGACATCGACATCGCCCAGGCCGAGGGCTCCCGCATCAAGAACCTGACCTACAAGGGCACTTCGGTCACCGACGACCAGGTCTTCGTCGTGGCCGTCAACAACTACCGGGCCAACGGCGGCAGCGGTTACCCGCACATCGCCGCCGCCGACATCGCGTACAGCTCCACCAACGAGATCCGCCAGCTGATGATCGACTACGTGACGTCGAAGGGCTCACTGGACCCGGCCGACTTCGCGGCCACCAACTGGAAGCTGACGCAGGACGGGACGGCGGTCTTCTAG
- a CDS encoding peptidoglycan-binding protein: MGSVEGMLAQMRKLIGTGENPPGSNTNLITKWYGFNDAWCDMTVSYAAAHSDNLSAVMGKFAWTVAHAKAFQSKGRWHYGVGGIRAGDIIFFDWSGTRSINNIDHVGVVEAVHSNGKITTIEGNTSDKCMRRDRYASEIVGYGRPSYGNAQPLPSTDGMLRRGSKGAAVKTLQQNLNTVMASKLVVDGDFGAATESAVKSFQKKYGLSSDGVYGPASAAMMKSALKGGTKPQKPTPRPPAAGKLTVDGQFGPSTCAALQRSLNKHGAKLSVDGSFGTLTKKALQSYLKVTADGVIGPNTVKALQKKVGSGVDGQWGNDTTRHLQLALNAGKF, encoded by the coding sequence ATGGGATCCGTCGAAGGCATGCTCGCGCAGATGCGCAAGCTGATCGGCACCGGTGAGAACCCGCCCGGCTCGAACACCAACCTCATCACCAAGTGGTACGGCTTCAACGACGCGTGGTGCGACATGACCGTCAGCTACGCCGCCGCGCACTCGGACAACCTGAGCGCGGTCATGGGCAAGTTCGCGTGGACGGTCGCGCACGCGAAGGCCTTCCAGTCCAAGGGCCGCTGGCACTACGGGGTCGGCGGCATCCGCGCGGGCGACATCATATTCTTCGACTGGAGCGGCACCCGGTCCATCAACAACATCGACCACGTCGGCGTGGTCGAGGCCGTGCACTCCAACGGCAAGATCACCACCATCGAGGGCAACACCAGCGACAAGTGCATGCGCCGGGACCGCTACGCCTCCGAGATCGTGGGCTACGGCCGCCCCTCCTACGGCAACGCCCAGCCGCTGCCCTCCACCGACGGAATGCTGCGCCGCGGCTCGAAGGGCGCCGCCGTCAAGACCCTCCAGCAGAACCTCAACACGGTCATGGCGTCGAAGCTGGTGGTCGACGGGGACTTCGGCGCCGCCACCGAGTCGGCGGTGAAGTCGTTCCAGAAGAAGTACGGCCTCTCGTCCGACGGTGTGTACGGGCCGGCCTCGGCGGCCATGATGAAGTCCGCGCTCAAGGGCGGCACCAAGCCGCAGAAGCCCACCCCGCGGCCGCCCGCCGCCGGAAAGCTCACGGTCGACGGCCAGTTCGGCCCCTCGACCTGCGCCGCGCTCCAGCGTTCGCTCAACAAGCACGGCGCGAAGCTGTCCGTCGACGGATCCTTCGGGACGCTGACCAAGAAGGCCCTGCAGAGCTATCTGAAGGTGACCGCGGACGGCGTGATCGGCCCGAACACGGTCAAGGCCCTGCAGAAGAAGGTGGGCTCGGGCGTCGACGGCCAGTGGGGCAACGACACCACCCGCCACCTCCAACTGGCCCTCAACGCAGGCAAGTTCTGA
- a CDS encoding helix-turn-helix domain-containing protein, with product MGADGLVLDAEAWAQVLTGLYGPVSTRVDPGEGFRAAVRVRELGAVRVSAVRCPPVEVRAAAGPCDERAARHHLALVLGGELVLDQAGRTARAGRGDLVLFDTGRPFRLRPTAPWNAVVTAHLAPTPPTRPTPSSLPSPPPPPGGPRQLVARELPGREGVAALVAGFLAGLARDATPYRPCEELRLGMVVTDLVGALRDQWLGEEDPEPPVLLPRIQAYVLRHLGDGGLTPDRVAAAHHISTRYLHRLFQRQGLTVAAWIKAQRLERCRRDLADPHLRRLPLYAIGARWGFANAADFSRAFRTAYGITPTCFREGEGEGEGEGVGEPAVRVRSLPRNSARSANDSHATPQQTHR from the coding sequence GTGGGCGCAGACGGGCTGGTTCTGGACGCGGAAGCGTGGGCACAGGTGCTGACCGGGTTGTACGGACCGGTGAGCACGCGCGTCGACCCGGGGGAGGGGTTCCGCGCGGCGGTGCGGGTGAGGGAGCTGGGCGCCGTGCGGGTGTCCGCGGTGCGCTGCCCGCCCGTGGAGGTACGGGCGGCCGCCGGGCCGTGCGACGAACGCGCCGCCCGCCACCACCTCGCGCTGGTGCTGGGCGGTGAGCTCGTGCTCGACCAGGCGGGGCGTACGGCCAGGGCCGGGCGGGGTGACCTGGTGCTGTTCGACACCGGCCGCCCGTTCCGGCTGCGGCCGACCGCGCCGTGGAACGCGGTGGTCACCGCGCATCTGGCACCGACCCCGCCGACCCGACCGACCCCGTCGTCCTTACCGTCCCCGCCCCCGCCGCCGGGTGGCCCGAGGCAACTGGTGGCGCGGGAGTTACCGGGCCGCGAAGGGGTGGCCGCGCTGGTCGCGGGGTTCCTGGCGGGCCTGGCGCGTGACGCGACCCCGTACCGGCCGTGCGAGGAGCTGCGGTTGGGCATGGTGGTGACCGACCTGGTCGGGGCCCTGCGCGACCAGTGGCTCGGCGAGGAGGACCCGGAGCCGCCGGTGCTGCTGCCGCGCATCCAGGCGTACGTCCTGCGCCATCTCGGGGACGGCGGGCTGACGCCGGACCGGGTCGCCGCCGCGCACCACATCTCCACCCGCTATCTGCACCGCCTCTTCCAGCGGCAGGGGCTCACTGTCGCCGCCTGGATCAAGGCACAGCGGCTGGAGCGATGCCGACGCGACCTGGCCGACCCGCACCTGCGCCGGCTGCCCCTCTACGCCATCGGTGCGCGCTGGGGCTTCGCCAACGCGGCCGACTTCAGCCGGGCGTTCCGCACCGCGTACGGCATCACACCCACGTGCTTCCGCGAAGGCGAAGGCGAAGGCGAAGGCGAAGGCGTGGGCGAGCCCGCGGTGCGGGTGCGCTCACTGCCAAGGAACAGTGCGCGCAGCGCCAACGACAGTCACGCGACGCCTCAGCAGACTCATCGGTAA